A genomic segment from Micropterus dolomieu isolate WLL.071019.BEF.003 ecotype Adirondacks linkage group LG03, ASM2129224v1, whole genome shotgun sequence encodes:
- the cep72 gene encoding centrosomal protein of 72 kDa isoform X1 produces the protein MAAECLTTLTEQWIRDRLQLKHPCLGDVRSLSLPGTYEEKIRHLGNSLNNFVRLKSLDLSCNALVSVKGVQHLKVLERLILYYNCIPSLEEVEVLYELPTLRELDLRLNPLTKSHPHYRPYLVHAMPTLRKLDGCSVRDTERKAAILQFSSDLLPQQKSSSLNHLADQRSSGPRMALVDRLTKRLSLLTDTDDILLNFVATNHGDHGDSVHKEEDEPKQQESEDFTEQRSSTPKQETAKSILRYPPTKYDNTESKVPHMKEPSHIRSSSSLKVAERPKVSFGPYAEKCRPVPGKQKQKDLHKLTRHAAKGHYTANPDQSRHHSSSFVNIRPPSPRGTGLNLSDPSNPILHPPRLTYSSFNKTGGGSSLAQHMEKKKRVKGSYRKPLEMLLNLVDKHWTGERSLHHNNNFLSQAVQILSMMENDISSREAEVRSLRREADALSFQAAAQEEQHKTEVRNHSAQLEEARSAVGKLNEQLRIVLEENVALQKQLIKLERQYLKSMMKSSPITQIKEAQTEVEELRKEIEGLREKVQEAEKVKELSNMLQENHRSLVATNECLLAELKGSGEL, from the exons ATGGCGGCGGAGTGTTTGACAACATTAACAGAGCAGTGGATACGGGACAGATTACAATTAAAACATCCTTGTCTCG GTGATGTCCGCTCGCTGAGCCTCCCGGGGACGTATGAGGAGAAGATAAGACATCTGGGAAACTCACTAAATAATTTTGTCCGGCTTAAGTCCCTGGACCTTTCCTGCAACGCGCTCGTCTCCGTTAAG GgtgttcaacatttgaaagtgctGGAGAGGCTGATCCTGTACTATAACTGCATACCTTCCCTTGAAGAGGTAGAAGTACTGTACGAGCTGCCAACtttgagagagctggacctaaGGCTCAACCCTCTGACCAAAAGTCACCCACACTATCGCCCTTATCTGGTGCACGCCATGCCCACCCTACGCAAACTAG ATGGCTGCTCAGTCAGAGACACTGAGCGCAAAGCTGCCATACTGCAGTTCTCCTCTGACCTTCTACCTCAGCAGAAGAGCTCATCTTTGAATCATCTTGCTGACCAAAG AAGCAGTGGTCCGAGAATGGCTTTAGTTGATCGCTTAACCAAGAGGCTCTCTCTCCTGACTGACACTGATGACATTTTGTTGAATTTTGTTGCGACGAATCATGGAGACCATGGTGACTCAGTTCACAAGGAGGAAGACG AACCCAAACAGCAAGAATCAGAAGATTTTACAGAACAGAGAAGTTCTACTCCAAAACAG gaAACTGCTAAATCTATCCTCCGGTATCCCCCCACGAAATATG ATAACACAGAGTCCAAAGTGCCACACATGAAGGAACCATCTCATATAAGAAGCTCTAGCTCATTAAAAGTGGCTGAAAGACCAAAGGTGTCCTTTGGCCCCTATGCAGAGAAATGTAGACCTGTGCctggaaaacaaaagcaaaaggaCCTCCACAAACTAACCAGACATGCAGCCAAGGGACATTATACCGCTAATCCTG ATCAAAGTCGCCATCATAGCTCTTCATTTGTTAATATCCGGCCTCCCAGTCCACGCGGTACTGGTTTGAATCTATCTGACCCATCTAACCCCATTTTACATCCTCCAAGACTGACTTACTCCAGCTTCAACAAGACAGGAGGGGGCTCCAGCCTGGCCCAGCatatggaaaagaaaaaaagggttAAA GGTAGTTATAGGAAACCCCTGGAGATGCTCCTCAACCTCGTAGACAAACACTGGACAGGAGAGAGATCACTGCATCAtaacaacaacttcctgt CTCAGGCAGTCCAGATCCTCTCTATGATGGAAAATGATATTTCCAGCCGGGAGGCCGAGGTCAGGTCCTTAAGACGAGAAGCTGATGCACTGAGCTTTCAAGCGGCTGCACAAGAGGAACAGCACAAAACTGAAGTCCGTAACCACTCTGCTCAGCTGGAGGAGGCTCGCAGCGCAGTT GGCAAACTAAATGAACAACTGAGGATTGTCTTGGAGGAAAATGTTGCTCTGCAGAAACAGCTCATCAAGTTAGAACGACAGTATCTCAAGTCTATGATGAAAAGTTCGCCAATTACTCAGATTAAAG AGGCTCAGACAGAAGTGGAGGAGCTGAGAAAAGAGATCGAGGGGTTGAGGGAGAAAGTGCAGGAGGCTGAGAAAGTCAAGGAATTGTCAAATATGCTTCAAGAAAACCACAG ATCCCTGGTCGCTACTAATGAGTGTCTGCTAGCTGAGCTGAAGGGAAGTGGGGAACTTTAA
- the LOC123967819 gene encoding tubulin polymerization-promoting protein isoform X1: MADQKDNIDDFKVQTAKHPNMGSVPLRPHSEQSKDRASKRLSSESNGTSEGGMGSSTPVEVTALEESFRRFAIHGDTRATGKEMHGKNWSKLCKDCGVIDGKNVTLTDVDIVFSKVKKKSCRNITYDEFKVALGELARKKYKDKTGEEAEAEVFKLIEGKAPIIAGVTRAVASPTVSRLTDTTKFTGSHKERFDPTGRGKGKAGREDIVDTSGYVSGYKHRGSYEKKVNKPTVGKPM, from the exons ATGGCAGACCAGAA AGACAACATAGATGACTTTAAAGTCCAGACAGCCAAGCATCCTAATATGGGCTCAGTCCCTTTACGGCCGCACAGTGAACAGTCTAAAGACCGGGCGTCCAAAAGGCTTTCATCTGAGTCAAATGGGACCAGTGAAGGAGGTATGGGCTCGTCCACACCAGTGGAGGTGACCGCTTTGGAAGAGTCATTTCGGCGCTTCGCCATCCATGGTGACACCCGTGCTACCGGCAAAGAGATGCATGGCAAGAACTGGTCCAAGCTCTGCAAGGACTGTGGCGTGATTGATGGCAAGAACGTCACCCTCACTGACGTGGACATCGTCTTCAGCAAAGTCAA GAAGAAATCCTGTCGCAACATCACGTACGACGAGTTCAAGGTTGCTCTCGGAGAGCTGGCCAGGAAGAAGTATAAAGATAAGACTGGAGAGGAGGCCGAGGCTGAGGTCTTCAAGCTGATTGAGGGGAAGGCACCCATCATCGCGGGAGTCACG AGAGCCGTGGCTTCCCCAACAGTGAGCCGTCTCACGGATACCACCAAGTTTACAGGGTCACACAAGGAGCGTTTTGACCCCACCGGCCGTGGGAAGGGTAAGGCGGGAAGAGAAGACATAGTTGACACTTCCGGATACGTCTCGGGATACAAACATCGAGGGTCATAcgaaaagaaagtgaataaacCCACCGTGGGCAAACCCATGtga
- the zdhhc11 gene encoding palmitoyltransferase ZDHHC11 isoform X2, whose product MKCFNQRLRRTSPMRSSGGNELVPSKPPRMNGWSWPPQAFQVFGWLLYSYLAIVSFGIYIPLLPLPWKHVVYALMAVAFIVHLFTHIAAVTIDPADSGVRAKQCYSSPMPLFDRTKQPHVIQDQQCYLCDVKVGPKVKHCGVCNKCVEDFDHHCKWLNTCVGGRNYWCFFVALSSATLGVFLLVAVILFIFIQHYLDRNSLRTSPQFDSMLANDTWLVFLPSAPVKTSSAGLLTVAFVTAVLSVTCLLLLGHLLIFHLYLIYKGISTFDYVKIQRQKDSRIRDTPHDVKLNGKAPQNKESSVDCEPALSQSSSICKFDNKCPLTSRLSESICTELKNFKKSAENENSFHYGTENLTENTAREISMSDIKSRKPATDDEAQSGSLKSGDCVPGVPDPLCSSARTADDT is encoded by the exons ATGAAGTGCTTCAATCAAAGGCTGAGGCGTACATCTCCCATGCGCAGCAGCGGTGGAAATGAGCTGGTCCCCTCCAAGCCTCCCAGGATGAACGGATGGTCGTGGCCCCCTCAGGCTTTCCAAGTGTTTGGCTGGCTGTTGTACAGCTACCTCGCCATAGTCAGCTTCGGCATCTATATCCCTCTTCTGCCGCTGCCGTGGAAACATGTGGTCTATGCT CTGATGGCCGTAGCATTTATTGTACACCTTTTCACCCATATTGCTGCTGTGACTATAGATCCAGCAGATTCTGGTGTGAGAGCCAAACAGTGCTATTCCAGTCCAATGCCGCTTTTTGACCGGACAAAGCAACCCCATGTCATCCAGGACCAACAGTGTTATCTATGTGATGTCAAAGT AGGCCCCAAAGTTAAACACTGTGGTGTTTGCAACAAGTGTGTGGAAGACTTTGATCACCATTGCAAATGGCTGAATACCTGCGTGGGTGGTAGAAACTATTG GTGCTTCTTTGTGGCACTGTCCTCTGCTACACTAGGTGTCTTCCTGCTTGTTGCCGTCATCTTGTTCATATTTATTCAGCATTACCTGGATCGAAACAGTCTCCGGACCTCCCCACAGTTCGACA GTATGCTAGCGAATGACACCTGGCTGGTATTTTTACCCTCAGCTCCCGTAAAGACTAGTTCAGCTGGTCTCCTTACAGTAGCCTTCGTTACAGCCGTACTGAGCGTcacctgcctgctgctgctcggTCATCTGCTGATTTTTCACTTGTACCTCA TTTATAAAGGCATAAGCACTTTTGATTATGTCAAGATACAGCGCCAAAAAGACTCCAGGATCCGAGACACTCCACATGATGTGAAACTCAATGGCAAGGCCCCACAG AATAAAGAGAGCTCAGTTGACTGTGAGCCAGCATTATCACAGAGTTCAAG CATCTGCAAATTTGACAATAAATGCCCGCTCACCAGCCGACTCTCAGAGTCCATTTGCACTGAG TTGAAAAACTTCAAGAAATCAGCAGAAAATGAGAATAGCTTCCATTATGGCACAGAAAATCTTACAGAGAACACGGCAA GGGAAATATCTATGAGCGACATCAAAAGCCGGAAGCCTGCCACAGATGATGAGGCTCAAAGCGGCAGTTTGAAGTCTGGTGACTGTGTTCCTGGAGTGCCCGACCCTCTGTGCAGCTCAGCTAGGACTGCAGATGATACTTAA
- the LOC123967819 gene encoding tubulin polymerization-promoting protein isoform X2: MGSVPLRPHSEQSKDRASKRLSSESNGTSEGGMGSSTPVEVTALEESFRRFAIHGDTRATGKEMHGKNWSKLCKDCGVIDGKNVTLTDVDIVFSKVKKKSCRNITYDEFKVALGELARKKYKDKTGEEAEAEVFKLIEGKAPIIAGVTRAVASPTVSRLTDTTKFTGSHKERFDPTGRGKGKAGREDIVDTSGYVSGYKHRGSYEKKVNKPTVGKPM; this comes from the exons ATGGGCTCAGTCCCTTTACGGCCGCACAGTGAACAGTCTAAAGACCGGGCGTCCAAAAGGCTTTCATCTGAGTCAAATGGGACCAGTGAAGGAGGTATGGGCTCGTCCACACCAGTGGAGGTGACCGCTTTGGAAGAGTCATTTCGGCGCTTCGCCATCCATGGTGACACCCGTGCTACCGGCAAAGAGATGCATGGCAAGAACTGGTCCAAGCTCTGCAAGGACTGTGGCGTGATTGATGGCAAGAACGTCACCCTCACTGACGTGGACATCGTCTTCAGCAAAGTCAA GAAGAAATCCTGTCGCAACATCACGTACGACGAGTTCAAGGTTGCTCTCGGAGAGCTGGCCAGGAAGAAGTATAAAGATAAGACTGGAGAGGAGGCCGAGGCTGAGGTCTTCAAGCTGATTGAGGGGAAGGCACCCATCATCGCGGGAGTCACG AGAGCCGTGGCTTCCCCAACAGTGAGCCGTCTCACGGATACCACCAAGTTTACAGGGTCACACAAGGAGCGTTTTGACCCCACCGGCCGTGGGAAGGGTAAGGCGGGAAGAGAAGACATAGTTGACACTTCCGGATACGTCTCGGGATACAAACATCGAGGGTCATAcgaaaagaaagtgaataaacCCACCGTGGGCAAACCCATGtga
- the si:ch211-257p13.3 gene encoding kinesin-like protein KIFC3, whose protein sequence is MYAFYSLLVYIFYTVFKKEEDEVEALEGACGASSDEPGPVSMETGSRRKDGHTSKLGKKACARLSESSSSSDSDEMSQSDEDEKDGPDIPACTPLAAFLSFKQEAEKRRASHVQLETTGKLSESPLVAVMSHLLTFLEQYSHFQQLQQQADQYRVQLKRHRVQHRRQMKALRASYRQHLRDKNSIISSLEEAISQQQTPSPPSEGESSSDVGTQAGIHRLVESLYGLQGERSKLRGELRLLHSQLEQKDRDRHSRIQAFQQQIDELKSCIEEREEELSRLRTATGATDSEKRVLCLSAENESLKQNLSVTQGLLQQLSTIPSQSSTMLIKENENLRSRVQQLEICLQQRADQLSHLERQSEQSEWRRGEELRKREDRVRELQLELDRERGKEPLVKYVTQTVEVESPATLKHLTKARQRNELLSEKLSNQNERCKQLEEQIRKSDEYSCNLQHKIAAYEREISKLREELLKEIGHLEERKEEAVKAAANCSAEHFQNLQDQFFSLQKRLTALPPTLRSIKTDYSSLRSQVRNFSDFYGAAINEAKKQISAAISEMSEANKDLLEKYRKEVALRRKYHEQLVELKGNIRVLCRVKPVLKEDQHEEGQSVVVTTDPNNESSLNVLNKGKGRIFELDKVFHPQATQEEVFQEIEPLVTSCIDGYHVCIFAYGQTGSGKTYTMEGSVENPGINQRALKYLFSEIEERKDMWSYTVTVSSVEIYNEVLRDLLSKDGEKLDIKINPDGTGQLHVPGLRVIEVKSFQHIKKILATARRNRITFGTQMNQHSSRSHALLCITVQGTDLATGSKTTGKLNLVDLAGSERVWKSGAEGERLKEAQNINRSLLALGDVIQALRARQTHIPFRNSRLTYLLQDSLGKGSKTVMVVQVSALENNVGETLCSLKFAQRVCKVELGPAARKIESGGGLCD, encoded by the exons ATGTACGCCTTCTACTCTCTTTTAGTGTACATCTTCTACACTGTCTTtaagaaggaggaggatgaggtggAAGCCTTGGAGGGGGCGTGTGGAGCTTCCTCAGAC GAGCCAGGTCCTGTTTCCATGGAAACAGGGAGCAGGAGGAAAGATGGCCACACCTCTAAACTGGGGAAAAAGGCTTGTGCTCGGCTTAGTGAGTCAA GCAGTAGCAGTGACAGTGATGAAATGTCTCAGAGTGATGAAGATGAGAAAGATGGCCCTGACATCCCAGCATGCACTCCTCTTGCTGCCTTTTTGTCCTTCAAACaagaggctgaaaagaggagggCCTCACACGTTCAGCTGGAAACAACGGGAAAG TTGTCAGAGTCTCCCCTGGTGGCAGTGATGTCCCACTTGCTGACTTTTCTGGAGCAGTACTCCCACttccagcagctgcagcagcaggccGACCAGTACCGGGTCCAGCTGAAGAGGCACCGCGTCCAGCACCGCCGCCAGATGAAGGCCCTGCGAGCGTCCTACCGGCAGCACCTCAGGGATAAGAACAGCATCATCAGCAGCCTGGAGGAGGCAATCAGCCAGCAGCAGACCCCCAGTCCACCGAGtgagg GTGAGTCCAGCAGTGATGTAGGGACACAAGCCGGGATTCACAGGCTGGTTGAGTCTCTGTACGGTCTGCAGGGTGAGAGGAGTAAGCTGAGGGGAGAACTCCGTCTGCTGCACTCACAGCTGGAgcagaaggacagagacagacactcTCGCATACAGGCCTTTCAACAGCAG ATTGATGAGCTCAAGAGTTGCATAGAAGAGCGCGAGGAGGAGCTGTCAAGACTGAGAACAGCCACC GGGGCAACAGACTCAGAGAAGCGGGTGTTGTGTCTGTCAGCAGAGAATGAGAGTCTGAAACAGAACCTGAGCGTTACCCAAGGcctcctgcagcagctgtcAACCATCCCCTCCCAGTCCAGCACCATGCTCATCAAG GAGAATGAAAACCTCCGCAGCAGAGTGCAGCAGCTGGAGATATGCCTTCAGCAGCGTGCTGACCAGCTGTCACACCTGGAGCGACAGAGCGAACAAAgtgagtggaggagaggagaagagctGAGGAAACGAGAGGACCGAGTGAGGGAGCTGCAGCTGGAGTTGGACAGGGAGAGAGGCAAGGAGCCATTGGTGAAG taTGTCACCCAGACTGTGGAGGTGGAATCACCTGCAACATTAAAGCATCTGACTAAAGCCAGACAGAGGAATGAGCTGCTATCCGAAAAGCTGTCCAATCAGAATGAGCGGTGCAAGCAGCTGGAGGAACAAATCAGGAAGTCCGATGAATACAGTTGTAATCTGCAGCACAAG ATTGCAGCATATGAGAGAGAAATCAGTAAACTGAGAGAGGAGCTGCTGAAAGAGATTGGCCActtggaggagaggaaggaggaagcTGTGAAGGCAGCCGCCAACTGCTCAGCGGAGCACTTTCAGAACCTGCAGGACCAATTCTTCA gcTTGCAGAAGCGTCTGACAGCACTCCCTCCCACTTTACGCTCCATAAAGACAGACTACAGCAGTCTGAGGAGCCAGGTCCGAAACTTCTCTGACTTTTACGGAGCAGCTATTAACGAAGCAAAAAAACAG ATTTCAGCAGCTATCAGTGAGATGTCTGAAGCCAATAAAGATCTACTGGAGAAATATCGGAAGGAGGTCGCACTACGCAGGAAGTACCACGAGCAGCTGGTGGAGCTTAAAG GTAACATCCGCGTGCTGTGTCGCGTGAAGCCTGTGCTGAAAGAGGACCAGCATGAGGAGGGCCAGTCTGTGGTGGTGACGACGGACCCCAACAACGAGTCCTCGCTCAATGTGCTGAACAAAGGAAAAGGTCGCATCTTTGAACTAGACAAGGTCTTCCACCCTCAAGCCACACAGGAAGAG GTCTTTCAGGAGATCGAGCCTCTTGTGACGTCCTGCATCGATGGCTACCATGTCTGCATATTTGCTTATGGACAGACTGGCTCTGGAAAAACATACACAATGGAG GGAAGTGTGGAGAACCCAGGCATCAACCAGCGAGCCCTGAAATATCTTTTCAGTGAGATCGAAGAGAGGAAGGACATGTGGTCTTACACTGTCACTGTCAGCTCTGTGGAGATCTACAACGAGGTGCTAAG aGACCTGCTCAGTAAGGACGGAGAGAAACTGGACATCAAGATCAACCCGGACGGAACAGGACAGCTGCACGTCCCGGGCCTCAGGGTCATTGAGGTTAAGAGCTTTCAGCACATCAAGAAG ATTTTAGCCACAGCCCGAAGGAACAGGATCACCTTCGGCACTCAGATGAACCAGCACAGCTCCCGTTCCCACGCTCTGCTCTGTATCACCGTTCAGGGAACTGACCTCGCCACCGGGTCCAAAACCACTG GCAAGTTGAACCTGGTGGACCTGGCTGGTTCGGAGAGGGTATGGAAGTctggagcagagggagagaggctgAAGGAGGCCCAAAATATCAACCGCTCCCTGCTGGCACTGGGGGACGTAATTCAGGCACTGAGAGCTCGGCAGACTCATATCCCTTTCAGGAACTCCCGCCTTACGTACTTATTACAAGACTCCCTGGGCAAAGGCAGCAAGACTGTAATGGTTGTGCAG GTGTCTGCTCTGGAGAACAATGTGGGAGAGACACTGTGCTCCCTGAAATTTGCCCAAAGGGTGTGCAAGGTGGAACTGGGTCCTGCAGCCAGGAAGATTGAATCTGGTGGAGGACTGTGCGACTGA
- the cep72 gene encoding centrosomal protein of 72 kDa isoform X2: protein MAAECLTTLTEQWIRDRLQLKHPCLGDVRSLSLPGTYEEKIRHLGNSLNNFVRLKSLDLSCNALVSVKGVQHLKVLERLILYYNCIPSLEEVEVLYELPTLRELDLRLNPLTKSHPHYRPYLVHAMPTLRKLDGCSVRDTERKAAILQFSSDLLPQQKSSSLNHLADQRSSGPRMALVDRLTKRLSLLTDTDDILLNFVATNHGDHGDSVHKEEDEPKQQESEDFTEQRSSTPKQETAKSILRYPPTKYDNTESKVPHMKEPSHIRSSSSLKVAERPKVSFGPYAEKCRPVPGKQKQKDLHKLTRHAAKGHYTANPDQSRHHSSSFVNIRPPSPRGTGLNLSDPSNPILHPPRLTYSSFNKTGGGSSLAQHMEKKKRGSYRKPLEMLLNLVDKHWTGERSLHHNNNFLSQAVQILSMMENDISSREAEVRSLRREADALSFQAAAQEEQHKTEVRNHSAQLEEARSAVGKLNEQLRIVLEENVALQKQLIKLERQYLKSMMKSSPITQIKEAQTEVEELRKEIEGLREKVQEAEKVKELSNMLQENHRSLVATNECLLAELKGSGEL from the exons ATGGCGGCGGAGTGTTTGACAACATTAACAGAGCAGTGGATACGGGACAGATTACAATTAAAACATCCTTGTCTCG GTGATGTCCGCTCGCTGAGCCTCCCGGGGACGTATGAGGAGAAGATAAGACATCTGGGAAACTCACTAAATAATTTTGTCCGGCTTAAGTCCCTGGACCTTTCCTGCAACGCGCTCGTCTCCGTTAAG GgtgttcaacatttgaaagtgctGGAGAGGCTGATCCTGTACTATAACTGCATACCTTCCCTTGAAGAGGTAGAAGTACTGTACGAGCTGCCAACtttgagagagctggacctaaGGCTCAACCCTCTGACCAAAAGTCACCCACACTATCGCCCTTATCTGGTGCACGCCATGCCCACCCTACGCAAACTAG ATGGCTGCTCAGTCAGAGACACTGAGCGCAAAGCTGCCATACTGCAGTTCTCCTCTGACCTTCTACCTCAGCAGAAGAGCTCATCTTTGAATCATCTTGCTGACCAAAG AAGCAGTGGTCCGAGAATGGCTTTAGTTGATCGCTTAACCAAGAGGCTCTCTCTCCTGACTGACACTGATGACATTTTGTTGAATTTTGTTGCGACGAATCATGGAGACCATGGTGACTCAGTTCACAAGGAGGAAGACG AACCCAAACAGCAAGAATCAGAAGATTTTACAGAACAGAGAAGTTCTACTCCAAAACAG gaAACTGCTAAATCTATCCTCCGGTATCCCCCCACGAAATATG ATAACACAGAGTCCAAAGTGCCACACATGAAGGAACCATCTCATATAAGAAGCTCTAGCTCATTAAAAGTGGCTGAAAGACCAAAGGTGTCCTTTGGCCCCTATGCAGAGAAATGTAGACCTGTGCctggaaaacaaaagcaaaaggaCCTCCACAAACTAACCAGACATGCAGCCAAGGGACATTATACCGCTAATCCTG ATCAAAGTCGCCATCATAGCTCTTCATTTGTTAATATCCGGCCTCCCAGTCCACGCGGTACTGGTTTGAATCTATCTGACCCATCTAACCCCATTTTACATCCTCCAAGACTGACTTACTCCAGCTTCAACAAGACAGGAGGGGGCTCCAGCCTGGCCCAGCatatggaaaagaaaaaaagg GGTAGTTATAGGAAACCCCTGGAGATGCTCCTCAACCTCGTAGACAAACACTGGACAGGAGAGAGATCACTGCATCAtaacaacaacttcctgt CTCAGGCAGTCCAGATCCTCTCTATGATGGAAAATGATATTTCCAGCCGGGAGGCCGAGGTCAGGTCCTTAAGACGAGAAGCTGATGCACTGAGCTTTCAAGCGGCTGCACAAGAGGAACAGCACAAAACTGAAGTCCGTAACCACTCTGCTCAGCTGGAGGAGGCTCGCAGCGCAGTT GGCAAACTAAATGAACAACTGAGGATTGTCTTGGAGGAAAATGTTGCTCTGCAGAAACAGCTCATCAAGTTAGAACGACAGTATCTCAAGTCTATGATGAAAAGTTCGCCAATTACTCAGATTAAAG AGGCTCAGACAGAAGTGGAGGAGCTGAGAAAAGAGATCGAGGGGTTGAGGGAGAAAGTGCAGGAGGCTGAGAAAGTCAAGGAATTGTCAAATATGCTTCAAGAAAACCACAG ATCCCTGGTCGCTACTAATGAGTGTCTGCTAGCTGAGCTGAAGGGAAGTGGGGAACTTTAA
- the zdhhc11 gene encoding palmitoyltransferase ZDHHC11 isoform X1, with translation MLKMKCFNQRLRRTSPMRSSGGNELVPSKPPRMNGWSWPPQAFQVFGWLLYSYLAIVSFGIYIPLLPLPWKHVVYALMAVAFIVHLFTHIAAVTIDPADSGVRAKQCYSSPMPLFDRTKQPHVIQDQQCYLCDVKVGPKVKHCGVCNKCVEDFDHHCKWLNTCVGGRNYWCFFVALSSATLGVFLLVAVILFIFIQHYLDRNSLRTSPQFDSMLANDTWLVFLPSAPVKTSSAGLLTVAFVTAVLSVTCLLLLGHLLIFHLYLIYKGISTFDYVKIQRQKDSRIRDTPHDVKLNGKAPQNKESSVDCEPALSQSSSICKFDNKCPLTSRLSESICTELKNFKKSAENENSFHYGTENLTENTAREISMSDIKSRKPATDDEAQSGSLKSGDCVPGVPDPLCSSARTADDT, from the exons ATGTTAAAG ATGAAGTGCTTCAATCAAAGGCTGAGGCGTACATCTCCCATGCGCAGCAGCGGTGGAAATGAGCTGGTCCCCTCCAAGCCTCCCAGGATGAACGGATGGTCGTGGCCCCCTCAGGCTTTCCAAGTGTTTGGCTGGCTGTTGTACAGCTACCTCGCCATAGTCAGCTTCGGCATCTATATCCCTCTTCTGCCGCTGCCGTGGAAACATGTGGTCTATGCT CTGATGGCCGTAGCATTTATTGTACACCTTTTCACCCATATTGCTGCTGTGACTATAGATCCAGCAGATTCTGGTGTGAGAGCCAAACAGTGCTATTCCAGTCCAATGCCGCTTTTTGACCGGACAAAGCAACCCCATGTCATCCAGGACCAACAGTGTTATCTATGTGATGTCAAAGT AGGCCCCAAAGTTAAACACTGTGGTGTTTGCAACAAGTGTGTGGAAGACTTTGATCACCATTGCAAATGGCTGAATACCTGCGTGGGTGGTAGAAACTATTG GTGCTTCTTTGTGGCACTGTCCTCTGCTACACTAGGTGTCTTCCTGCTTGTTGCCGTCATCTTGTTCATATTTATTCAGCATTACCTGGATCGAAACAGTCTCCGGACCTCCCCACAGTTCGACA GTATGCTAGCGAATGACACCTGGCTGGTATTTTTACCCTCAGCTCCCGTAAAGACTAGTTCAGCTGGTCTCCTTACAGTAGCCTTCGTTACAGCCGTACTGAGCGTcacctgcctgctgctgctcggTCATCTGCTGATTTTTCACTTGTACCTCA TTTATAAAGGCATAAGCACTTTTGATTATGTCAAGATACAGCGCCAAAAAGACTCCAGGATCCGAGACACTCCACATGATGTGAAACTCAATGGCAAGGCCCCACAG AATAAAGAGAGCTCAGTTGACTGTGAGCCAGCATTATCACAGAGTTCAAG CATCTGCAAATTTGACAATAAATGCCCGCTCACCAGCCGACTCTCAGAGTCCATTTGCACTGAG TTGAAAAACTTCAAGAAATCAGCAGAAAATGAGAATAGCTTCCATTATGGCACAGAAAATCTTACAGAGAACACGGCAA GGGAAATATCTATGAGCGACATCAAAAGCCGGAAGCCTGCCACAGATGATGAGGCTCAAAGCGGCAGTTTGAAGTCTGGTGACTGTGTTCCTGGAGTGCCCGACCCTCTGTGCAGCTCAGCTAGGACTGCAGATGATACTTAA